One part of the Cyprinus carpio isolate SPL01 chromosome B12, ASM1834038v1, whole genome shotgun sequence genome encodes these proteins:
- the LOC109071022 gene encoding signal transducer and activator of transcription 5B-like, whose amino-acid sequence MALWIQAQQLQGDALLQMQSLYGQHFPIEVRHYLAQWLEAQPWDAIDLENQQEEFKAKRLLDGLIQELQKKAEHQMGEDGFLLKIKLGHYATQLKSSYDPCPLELVRCVKHILYTEQRLVQEASNASSPGSGPVDGTPQKYQQINQTFEELRVMTQDTENDLRKLQHSQEYFIIQYQESLRIQAQLSSLASIPPAERVQRESGLQSRKSTLEVWLTREANTLQKYRQELAEKHQRTLALLRKQQTVIIDDELIQWKRRQQLAGNGGPSEGGLDILQAWCEKLADMIWQNRQQIRRVEHLTQQLPIPGPTEELLTELNGIVTDIISALVTSTFIIEKQPPQVLKTQTKFSATVRLLVGGKLNVHMNPPQVKATIISEQQAKALLKNENTRNDSSGEILNNNCVMEYHQTTGTLSAHFRTMSLKRIKRSDRRGAESVTEEKFTVLFESQFSVGGNELVFHVKTLSLPVVVIVHGSQDNNATATVLWDNAFSEPGRVPFVVPDKVLWPQLCEALNMKYKSEVQSDRGLSEDNLVFLAQKAFSSSSNNPEDYCNMTISWSQFNRESLPGRNFTFWQWFDGVIELMKKHLKSHWNDGAILGFLNKQQAQDMLMSKPNGTFLLRFSDSEIGGITIAWVAENPNKAGERMVWNLMPFTTKDFSIRSLADRISDLNHLLFLYPNQPKEEVFSRYCTPPNSKAVGDGYVKPEIKQVVKVEFSSPNPEPSPGNSFMEHAASPTVNQHHNFTIYPSMNDPMLDTEGEFDLEETMDMARQVEEFLRQPMETQWSGQQS is encoded by the exons ATGGCGCTGTGGATTCAGGCGCAGCAGCTGCAGGGGGATGCCCTGCTTCAGATGCAGTCTCTCTATGGCCAGCACTTTCCCATCGAGGTGCGCCACTATCTAGCACAGTGGCTGGAGGCTCAGCCGTG GGATGCCATCGACCTGGAGAACCAGCAGGAGGAGTTTAAAGCAAAACGTCTGCTGGATGGTCTGATCCAGGAACTGCAGAAGAAGGCAGAGCATCAGATGGGTGAAGATGGTTTCCTGTTAAAAATCAAACTGGGTCATTATGCCACACAGCTGAAG AGTTCGTATGACCCTTGCCCTCTGGAGCTTGTGCGGTGTGTTAAACACATCCTGTACACCGAGCAAAGACTTGTACAGGAAGCATCCAAC GCCAGCAGCCCGGGGTCAGGTCCGGTAGATGGGACCCCTCAGAAATATCAGCAGATCAACCAGACGTTTGAGGAGCTACGTGTTATGACACAGGACACAGAGAACGACCTTCGCAAGCTGCAGCACAGTCAAGAATACTTCATCATTCAGTACCAGGAGAGCTTAAGGATACAGG CTCAGTTGAGTAGTTTGGCCAGCATTCCTCCAGCTGAGCGTGTTCAGAGAGAATCGGGTCTGCAAAGCAGGAAGTCCACACTAGAGGTCTGGCTCACACGAGAGGCCAACACCTTACAGAAATACAGACAG GAACTGGCAGAGAAGCATCAGAGGACTCTAGCTCTGTTGAGGAAACAGCAAACCGTGATCATAGATGATGAACTGATTCAGTGGAAGAGACGACAGCAGCTCGCAGGCAATGGAGGACCATCAGAGGGAGGACTGGACATACTGCAAGCCTG GTGTGAGAAGTTGGCTGATATGATCTGGCAAAACAGACAGCAGATTCGCAGAGTTGAACACCTGACACAGCAGCTGCCCATTCCCGGACCCACGGAAGAACTGCTCACTGAACTCAACGGTATTGTCACAGACATCATATCAGCACTCGTCACCAG CACATTTATAATTGAGAAACAGCCTCCTCAAGTGCTGAAGACTCAAACCAAATTTTCGGCAACGGTTCGCTTGCTGGTCGGAGGGAAACTCAATGTCCACATGAATCCTCCACAGGTTAAAGCCACCATCATCAGTGAACAGCAGGCCAAGGCTTTACTAAAGAACGAAAACACACGCAA TGACAGCAGTGGAGAGATTCTGAACAACAACTGTGTGATGGAGTACCACCAAACCACTGGCACCCTGAGTGCACACTTCAGGACCATG TCTCTGAAGCGTATAAAGAGGTCAGACCGCCGTGGGGCGGAGTCAGTGACTGAAGAGAAGTTTACGGTTCTGTTTGAGTCTCAGTTCAGTGTGGGAGGCAATGAACTTGTGTTTCACGTGAAG ACATTATCCCTGCCTGTTGTGGTCATCGTTCATGGGAGTCAAGACAATAACGCTACAGCGACAGTTCTTTGGGATAATGCTTTCTCTGAGCCA GGTCGAGTGCCATTCGTGGTGCCTGATAAGGTGCTGTGGCCGCAGCTGTGTGAGGCTTTGAACATGAAATATAAATCGGAGGTTCAGAGCGACAGAGGCCTGTCAGAAGACAATCTGGTGTTCCTCGCTCAGAAAGCCTTCAGCAGTTCCAGCAACAACCCTGAGGACTACTGCAACATGACCATCAGCTGGTCTCAGTTCAATAGG GAGAGTTTGCCGGGCAGGAACTTCACATTCTGGCAATGGTTTGATGGCGTCATTGAGCTCATGAAGAAACACCTGAAGTCTCACTGGAATGATGG AGCGATTCTGGGTTTCCTGAACAAGCAGCAAGCTCAGGACATGTTGATGTCCAAACCGAATGGTACATTCCTTCTGCGCTTCAGCGACTCTGAGATCGGCGGCATCACCATTGCATGGGTCGCAGAAAACCCAAACAAAGCAG GAGAACGGATGGTGTGGAACCTGATGCCCTTCACTACTAAAGATTTCTCCATCCGCTCTCTGGCTGATCGGATCAGTGATCTGAACCATCTGCTCTTCCTCTATCCCAACCAGCCGAAAGAGGAAGTCTTCTCCCGTTACTGCACACCTCCGAACT caaaaGCAGTGGGGGATGGATACGTCAAACCAGAGATCAAGCAGGTGGTGAAGGTTGA gtTTTCTTCACCTAATCCTGAACCATCTCCCGGGAATTCCTTCATGGAGCATGCAGCATCACCCACTGTCAATCAACACCATAACTTCACAATCTATCCATCAATG aATGACCCCATGTTAGACACGGAAGGTGAATTTGATCTGGAAGAGACCATGGACATGGCCCGACAGGTGGAGGAGTTCCTGCGTCAGCCCATGGAAACCCAGTGGAGCGGTCAACAGTCATGA